The following coding sequences are from one Humulus lupulus chromosome X, drHumLupu1.1, whole genome shotgun sequence window:
- the LOC133805750 gene encoding uncharacterized protein LOC133805750: MASEYKDSSGRIRCPCVRCINNRLETLPMVKAHVFDWGFHQGYEKWIYHGEAEADVANVVDANDDDVDEMIPMVEDFLLPTTEEVENNPAAGQFYDDLFDEIEAELYPGCNWISSLNFLAKLLHLKVRGKIPNKIFDELLKLLKLAFPKGNKIPSTYYEAKKRLQKLGLGYESIHVCEHDCCLFYKEHSTKETCPICGSSRWISPEKTDGKKVPHKVMRYFPLTPRLKRLYSSRLTAKQMLWHYTGKSKDDGIMRHPVDGLAWKDFDAKHPDFASEPRNVRLGLAADGFNPFGNMSQAYSMWPVVLANYNLPPWMCMKDNNFILSILIPGPKSPGKDMDIFLRPLVDELKELWVNGVDTRDSITNTMFKRFLPSNHRMRRDTQFDGQIERRRPPRRFTCEEILEQVNKLVPQVPGKHEMFGGVKRRRIAEDQNWRKKSIFYELDYWSSNTLKHNIDVMHVEKNVCDSLLGTILDNDKSKDTTNVRHDLKKFGVRESLWIYEDDSGKLMKPHAPYVLTSDQRMQFCKFIRDVKFPDNFCSNLKKKVNADLTNISGLKSHDSHANLCKNYKGVETRFNRLDRNEDEVTPRNLFVFQSQCRPITKETLKPLDRATREQAECEHLEEIKQKYQDGDHNILHKKYFQRWFHKKIYDLQKLGSLDNGDELLALASGSDHLGAYYEGCIVNGVRFMSTKRDLKRSTQNSGVFVAGTEDFNYYGILEDVLKLTFTGTYSVTLFKCKWFNTDPRRKKIIIENNITSINTSGEWYKDDPYILANQAKQVFYLDDLLRGNQWKVVEGVNHRQIWDVENCEANSDIDVVHDISSSNFVLTVDLGELVMLPTQNSIDISTIQNLNVSQEDHELGDEEANEELDEEDDLLIDFCEDDVNANLVNDGSDSDY, encoded by the exons ATGGCGTCGGAATATAAGGATTCCTCTGGTagaattaggtgtccgtgtgtTAGATGCATAAACAATAGGCTTGAAACTTTACCTATGGTGAAAGCACACGTATTCGATTGGGGTTTTCATCAAGGTTACGAGAAGTGGATATATCACGGTGAAGCAGAAGCAGATGTTGCCAATGTGGTGGACGCCAACGATGATGATGTTGATGAGATGATTCCGATGGTCGAAGACTTCCTTCTACCTACAACCGAAGAAGTTGAAAATAATCCTGCGGCGGGACAATTTTATGACGATCTGTTTGACGAGATAGAGGCTGAGTTATATCCTGGTTGTAATTGGATATCTTCTCTTAACTTTTTAGCAAAATTattgcatttgaaagttagaggcaAGATTCCGAATAAAATCTTCGATGAATTACTGAAATTACTAAAGCTTGCATTTCCGAAGGgaaataaaattccatcaaccTACTACGAGGCTAAAAAAAGATTACAGAAATTAGGGTTAGGGTACGAGTCAATTCATGTATGTGAACATGACTGTTGTTTGTTTTACAAAGAGCATTCAACTAAAGAGACTTGTCCAATttgcggaagtagtagatggatttcTCCTGAAAAAACGGATGGAAAAAAGGTACcacataaggtgatgcgttactttccattgacTCCTCGATTAAAAAGACTGTACAGTTCAAGACTTACAGCGAAACAAATGTTATGGCACTATACTGGGAAATCAAAAGACGATGGGATAATGAGACACCCAGTGGATGGGTTAGCGTGGAAGGATTTCGATGCCAAACATCCTGATTTTGCTAGTGAACCTCGGAATGTTCGTTTAGGTTTAGctgcagatggtttcaatccgttTGGCAACATGAGTCAAGCATATagtatgtggcctgtggtgttggctaACTACAATCTTCCACCTTGGATGTGTATGAAAGATAATAATTTCATATTATCCATTCTTATTCCTGGACCAAAATCACCGGGAAAGGACATGGATATATTcttgagaccattggtggatgagttaaagGAGTTGTGGGTTAATGGTGTCGATACAAGAGATAGTATAACCAACACTATGTTCAA aagattccttCCAAGTAaccatcgaatgagaagagacactCAATTTGACGGACAAATCGAGAGAAGACGTCCACCAAGACGTTTTACTTGTGAGGAAATATTAGAACAAGTAAACAAACTTGTACCACAAGTTCCTGGAAAACACGAGATGTTTGGAGGTGTCAAACGTAGGCGTATTGCAGAAGATCAAAATTGGAggaagaaaagcatattttatgaGCTTGATTATTGGTCTTCGAACACTTTAAAACACaacattgatgtcatgcatgtggagaagaatgtgtgtgatagtttgttaggCACAATCTTGGATAATGATAAAtccaaggacaccactaatgtaagacatgatttgaaaaagttTGGAGTAAGGGAATCGTTGTGGATATATGAAGATGACAGCGGAAAGTTAATGAAGCCTCATGCCCCTTATGTTCTCACATCTGATCAAAGAATGCAGTTTTGTAAATTTATTCGAGATGTGAAATTTCCAGATAATTTTTGTTCCAATTTAAAGAAGAAAGTAAATGCTGATTTAACAAATATCAGCGGTTTAAAGTCCCACGACAGTCAT GCAAATTTGTGCAAGAACTATAAAG gtgttgaaacaagatttaatcgTCTTGATCGCAATGAAGATGAGGTGACACCAAGAAATCTTTTTGTATTTCAATCGCAATGTCGACCTATAACAAAAGAAACTCTAAAGCCTCTTGATCGTGCGACTCGTGAACAAGCAGAGTG TGAACACTTAGAAGAAATCAAACAGAAATATCAGGATGGAGATCATAACattttacataagaaatattttcAGCGATGGTTTCACAAGAAg aTATACGACTTACAAAAGCTTGGATCGTTAGATAATGGTGAcgagttgctagctttagcatctggatcAGATCATTTAGGAGCTTATTACGAAGGTTGTATAGtgaatggtgttcgatttatgtCAACCAAACGAGATTTAAAGAGGAGCACTCAAAACAGTGGAGTATTTGTTGCTGGAACAGAAGATTTTAACTATTATGGAATACTTGAAGACGTATTAAAGTTAACATTTACTGGCACATATTCTGTGACATTGTTCAAGTGTAAGTGGTTTAATACAGATCcaagaaggaaaaaaataattatagagAATAATATTACTAGTATAAACACTAGCGGGGAATGGTACAAGGATGACCCATATATACTTGCAAATCAagcgaaacaagtattttatctcgatgatttacttagaggaAATCAGTGGAAAGTGGTTGAGGGGGTAAACCATCGACAAATTTGGGACGTCGAGAACTGTGAAGCTAATTCAGACATTGATGTGGTACATGATATtagctcatcaaattttgtgttgactgtggatcTCGGCGAGTTGGTTATGCTACCTACTCAAAATTCGATTGACATTAGTACAATACAAAATTTAAATGTTAGTCAAGAGGATCACGAGTTAGGCGATGAAGAAGCAAATGAAGAATTAGATGAAGAAGATGATTTACTAATTGAtttttgtgaagatgatgttaatgCTAATTTAGTTAATGATGGAAGTGATAGTGATTATTAG